DNA from Petropleomorpha daqingensis:
CGCCGCCACCGCCGACGGCGACGACACCTGGCAGAAGACGCAGGCCTACCTGCCCGGGCTGGCCATCGCCGGCGGCACCGACCAGGTGCTGCGCAACATCCTCGGCGAACGCGTGCTCGGGCTGCCGCCGGAACCCCGCACCGACAAGACCGCACCGTTCAGCGGGGGCGCAGGCCGCCTGAGTGGGCGAGTTGACGGGAGTGAGTCGTGAACTTCGACCTCGACCAGGACCAGCGCGACGCCGCGGCGGGCGCGAAGGAGTTCTTCACCGAGCAGGCCTCGCCCGGCGCGGCCCGGCAGGCGCTGGAGGGCGCGGGACCGGTGCGCCCGGGCCGCAAGGCGCTGGCCGACATCGGCTTCCTCGGCATCACGGTGCCGGAGTCCGCCGGCGGGGGAGGGGGCTCGCTGCTCGACCTCGCCGTCGTCGCCGAGCAGGGCGGCGCGGTGCTCGCCGGCCCGTCGCTGGTCACCGCCGCCCGCGCCGCGGTGCTGCTGGCCGACCAGCCGGAGCTGGCCGCGCAGCTCGCCGACGGCTCGGCGGCGTTCGCGGTCGTCGACGGCTCCCCGGACGGCTCGGCGCCCTCGATCGACGCCGCCGACGCCACGACGTTCCTCGCCCTCGACGGGACGGCGCTGGTCGTCGGCGAGGGCGAGGCCACGCCCGGGAAGCCCATGGACGCGACCCGCGGCCTGGCGAACGTCCGGCTGACCTCGCGGCGGGTGCTGGTCGAGGACGCCGGCGAGCTGTGGGCCCGCGCGCGGCTGGCCGGCGCCGTCGTCCTGGCCGCGGAGGACCTCGGCGCGGCCGACCGCGCGGTCGCCCTCGGCGTCGCCTACGCCAAGGAGCGGGAGGCGTTCGGCCGCCCTATCGGCTCCTACCAGGCGGTCAAGCACATGCTCGTCGACGCCTGGGCGGGCGTGGAGCAGCTGCGCTCGCTCGTGTGGTGGGCGGCGTGGGCCGCCGACGCCGCACCCGAGGAGTTCCCGCTGGCCGCGGCCGCCGCGAAGGCGACCGCAGCGAGCGCGCTGGAGCGGGCGGCCGAGACGCTGATCCAGGTGCACGGCGGCATCGGCTTCACCTGGGAGCACGACGCGCACCTGTTCTGGCGGCGGGCGAAGGTCGACCGGTTCCTGCTCGGCGACGAGGCCGAGCACCTCGACGCGGTCGCGCGGCTGGCCGTCGCCGGGGCGCTCGGGTGAGCTTCTCCGAGATC
Protein-coding regions in this window:
- a CDS encoding acyl-CoA dehydrogenase family protein, translating into MNFDLDQDQRDAAAGAKEFFTEQASPGAARQALEGAGPVRPGRKALADIGFLGITVPESAGGGGGSLLDLAVVAEQGGAVLAGPSLVTAARAAVLLADQPELAAQLADGSAAFAVVDGSPDGSAPSIDAADATTFLALDGTALVVGEGEATPGKPMDATRGLANVRLTSRRVLVEDAGELWARARLAGAVVLAAEDLGAADRAVALGVAYAKEREAFGRPIGSYQAVKHMLVDAWAGVEQLRSLVWWAAWAADAAPEEFPLAAAAAKATAASALERAAETLIQVHGGIGFTWEHDAHLFWRRAKVDRFLLGDEAEHLDAVARLAVAGALG